From a single Natronorubrum tibetense GA33 genomic region:
- a CDS encoding universal stress protein, translated as MFDTVVIATDGSDSVKRAVDVALDLASRFDAEVHALSVVDASEVDASPQQLRDELQTALETTADAALATVEDRTDEEREITTAVREGRPAIELCEYAREVDADLIATGTRGRHGENRLLLGSVAERVVRTSPVPVLSVRQLETVQDDDAGSDGLATGA; from the coding sequence ATGTTCGATACGGTCGTGATCGCCACCGACGGCTCCGACAGCGTCAAACGGGCCGTCGACGTCGCCCTCGATCTCGCCAGTCGCTTCGACGCGGAGGTCCACGCCCTCTCGGTCGTCGACGCCAGCGAGGTCGACGCCTCACCCCAACAGCTTCGAGACGAACTTCAGACCGCCCTCGAGACGACCGCGGACGCCGCGCTCGCGACCGTCGAGGACCGAACGGACGAGGAGCGAGAGATCACCACGGCTGTCCGTGAGGGTCGACCCGCAATCGAGCTCTGCGAGTACGCCCGCGAGGTCGACGCCGATCTGATCGCGACCGGCACCCGCGGCCGCCACGGCGAGAACCGGCTGCTACTCGGCAGCGTCGCCGAACGCGTCGTCCGCACCTCGCCCGTTCCCGTCCTCTCGGTTCGCCAACTCGAGACGGTCCAAGACGACGACGCGGGCAGCGACGGACTGGCGACCGGCGCCTGA
- a CDS encoding universal stress protein, with translation MDDSEPFTVDTVLAPVDGSEESATAVEYAVAVADRYDASVHTLFVLGRGVVQGMNAGAVDEDDVATDTQGFFDDVTRIADEADVPITTSVDDGFSPTRKTRHPGNVVLDTADEIDADFIVLPREPVADTASAEVLEQVAEYVLSYASQPVLSV, from the coding sequence ATGGACGACAGCGAGCCGTTTACCGTCGACACCGTTCTCGCACCAGTCGACGGGAGCGAGGAGTCAGCCACCGCCGTCGAGTACGCCGTCGCGGTCGCCGACCGCTACGATGCCTCGGTCCACACCTTGTTCGTACTCGGCCGCGGTGTCGTGCAGGGAATGAACGCCGGCGCCGTCGACGAAGACGATGTCGCAACGGACACCCAGGGGTTTTTCGACGACGTGACGCGCATCGCGGACGAGGCTGACGTGCCGATCACGACCTCCGTCGACGACGGCTTCTCGCCGACCCGCAAGACCCGTCACCCGGGAAACGTCGTGCTCGACACCGCCGACGAAATCGACGCCGACTTCATCGTGTTGCCCAGGGAGCCAGTCGCCGACACCGCGTCGGCGGAAGTGCTCGAGCAGGTCGCCGAGTACGTATTGTCCTACGCGAGCCAGCCCGTGCTGTCGGTTTGA